A stretch of the Ensifer sp. PDNC004 genome encodes the following:
- a CDS encoding GNAT family N-acetyltransferase: MYVRHERPGDEKAIRDVTAAAFEGHPHSDQSEPLIIERLREAGALTVSLVAEMNEEIVGHIAFSPVTLDPAESGWFGLGPVSVKPDVQAQGIGRQLILEGLEWLRAEGASGCVVVGDPALYQKFGFRNESALVFPGCAPQYFMALALSGAMAAGTVAYHPAFGVE; encoded by the coding sequence ATCTATGTCCGGCACGAGCGCCCGGGAGATGAGAAGGCGATCCGCGACGTCACCGCGGCCGCCTTTGAAGGGCATCCGCACAGCGACCAGAGCGAGCCCCTCATCATCGAGCGGCTGCGTGAGGCCGGCGCGCTGACCGTCTCGCTGGTCGCCGAGATGAACGAGGAAATCGTCGGGCACATCGCCTTTTCGCCAGTAACGCTCGACCCGGCGGAAAGCGGCTGGTTCGGGCTCGGTCCGGTCTCGGTCAAGCCGGACGTTCAGGCCCAGGGCATCGGCAGGCAACTGATCCTCGAAGGCCTCGAATGGCTGCGGGCGGAAGGCGCCTCGGGCTGCGTCGTCGTCGGCGATCCGGCCCTCTATCAAAAGTTCGGCTTCCGCAACGAATCGGCTCTTGTATTCCCCGGTTGTGCGCCGCAATATTTCATGGCGCTGGCTCTTTCCGGCGCGATGGCGGCCGGCACGGTCGCCTATCATCCGGCCTTCGGCGTCGAGTGA
- a CDS encoding DUF502 domain-containing protein, protein MTEHSKRGYIATRLRNYFLTGLIICAPVAITVWLVRTFIDWADGWVKPYLPNFYNPDTYSPVAIPGFGLLVAIFVITFVGFMTANLVGRSIVNLAESLVNRTPLVRTIYKSTKQIFQTVLQEQSSSFKKAGLIEYPSPGIWSLVFIATDVKGEIASKFKERGMDMVAVFLPPTPIPTAGFLLFIPRDKIIPLDMSAEDAAKLLISGGLVTPDQKPLANAPLKITQQETA, encoded by the coding sequence ATGACGGAACATTCCAAACGCGGCTATATCGCGACGCGGCTGCGCAATTACTTTCTGACCGGCTTGATCATCTGTGCGCCGGTTGCGATCACCGTCTGGCTCGTGCGCACCTTCATCGATTGGGCCGACGGCTGGGTTAAGCCCTATCTGCCGAACTTCTACAATCCGGATACCTATTCTCCGGTTGCCATTCCCGGGTTCGGCCTGCTCGTCGCCATTTTCGTGATCACCTTCGTCGGCTTCATGACCGCAAACCTCGTCGGTCGGTCAATCGTCAATCTCGCCGAGTCGCTCGTCAATCGCACCCCGTTGGTCCGCACGATCTACAAGTCCACCAAGCAGATCTTCCAGACGGTGCTGCAGGAGCAGTCCTCCTCTTTCAAGAAGGCCGGGCTGATCGAGTATCCGAGCCCGGGCATCTGGTCGCTGGTGTTCATCGCAACGGATGTGAAGGGCGAGATCGCCTCGAAGTTCAAGGAACGCGGCATGGACATGGTGGCCGTCTTCCTTCCGCCGACCCCGATCCCGACGGCGGGTTTCCTGCTCTTCATCCCGCGCGACAAGATCATCCCGCTCGACATGAGCGCGGAGGACGCGGCCAAGCTTCTCATCTCGGGTGGCCTCGTGACCCCCGACCAGAAGCCGCTCGCCAACGCCCCCTTGAAAATCACCCAGCAAGAGACCGCCTGA